A genomic window from Paucibacter sp. KCTC 42545 includes:
- a CDS encoding EAL domain-containing protein produces MSLMRQVGLLVLAALLASLLGSVAVSALSVRLLLQTQLQMKNSDNAQALALVLSQQQGDPTLMELQMSALFDTGYYQSVVLRHADGKVALERRAAALASRAPAWFVALTPIEAQPGVAQVSNGWNAVGSLEVQSQSAYAHDELWRSVTRISLLLSVVGVLASLAAAWVLRRIRRPLDNVAAQARAVVEGSFTVVPESGVPELRGLSQAMNAMVLRVKSMFEAQAEQLQVLSLQAHCDPLTGMSSRKHFMAELSSALSRDEGPSHAGLVLLRLRDLTELNQRLGRPAVDQILLSVGKAVKAYPDRVRGCLGGRLNGADFALWLPAPDVAQETAQALSEALRASLPAFGNGIHVAVGAVDLPRDQAMGVWFGEADAALARAESQSGFVVEFSKLRPGAQEAVTGLLALGERAWRAQIMEALAEKRGRLLAYPLLDKAGQVLHQESPMQLQLEQGGAFEPASRWLPLALRSRLTADVDVLAVTLALEAIARDGQARCINVAPASLLDGSFVARLREQVFQAPQAARKLGLELAESAAIAHFDLLLEMGRQLRPLGLKLGLEHAGAGLAQVERLYQAGLDYVKLDVAVVSGVSGDAARAAFVRGMVVMLRSLALKVYAEGVVDAMDVQALWDCELDGVTGPWATAQPAGRA; encoded by the coding sequence ATGTCCTTGATGCGTCAGGTTGGATTGCTGGTTTTGGCCGCGCTGCTGGCATCGCTCTTGGGCAGCGTGGCGGTATCAGCCCTGTCGGTGCGGCTTTTGCTGCAGACCCAGTTGCAAATGAAAAACAGCGACAACGCCCAGGCCCTGGCCTTGGTCTTGTCGCAGCAGCAGGGCGACCCGACCTTGATGGAGTTGCAGATGTCGGCGCTGTTCGACACCGGCTACTATCAGAGCGTGGTGCTGCGCCATGCCGACGGCAAGGTGGCCCTTGAGCGCCGCGCCGCAGCCCTGGCTTCCCGCGCGCCGGCCTGGTTTGTCGCCCTGACGCCCATCGAGGCCCAGCCCGGCGTGGCCCAGGTCAGCAATGGCTGGAATGCCGTCGGCAGCCTGGAGGTGCAAAGCCAGTCGGCCTATGCCCATGATGAGTTGTGGCGCAGCGTCACCCGCATCAGCTTGCTGCTGAGCGTGGTCGGCGTGCTGGCCAGCTTGGCGGCGGCTTGGGTGCTGCGCCGCATCCGCCGGCCTCTGGACAATGTGGCCGCCCAAGCCCGGGCGGTGGTGGAGGGCAGCTTCACGGTGGTGCCTGAATCTGGCGTGCCCGAGTTGCGCGGACTCAGCCAAGCCATGAATGCCATGGTGTTGCGCGTCAAGAGCATGTTTGAGGCCCAGGCCGAACAACTGCAGGTGCTGAGCCTGCAAGCGCATTGCGACCCGCTGACCGGCATGAGCTCGCGCAAGCACTTCATGGCCGAGCTGAGTTCGGCCCTGAGTCGGGACGAAGGCCCCAGCCATGCCGGCCTGGTGCTGCTGCGCCTGCGTGATTTGACCGAACTCAACCAGCGCCTCGGTCGGCCGGCCGTCGATCAGATTTTGCTGTCGGTGGGCAAGGCGGTGAAAGCCTATCCCGACCGGGTGCGCGGCTGCCTGGGCGGCCGCTTGAATGGTGCGGACTTCGCGCTGTGGCTGCCCGCGCCGGATGTGGCGCAGGAAACGGCCCAGGCCTTGAGCGAAGCCTTGCGCGCCAGCCTGCCGGCCTTTGGCAATGGCATCCACGTGGCCGTCGGCGCGGTGGATCTGCCGCGCGATCAAGCCATGGGTGTGTGGTTCGGTGAAGCCGATGCGGCGCTGGCGCGGGCCGAAAGCCAGAGCGGCTTTGTGGTTGAGTTCAGCAAGCTGCGGCCTGGGGCGCAAGAAGCGGTCACGGGCTTGCTGGCCTTGGGCGAGCGCGCTTGGCGGGCGCAGATCATGGAAGCGCTGGCTGAGAAGCGCGGGCGCTTGCTGGCCTACCCGCTGCTGGACAAGGCGGGTCAAGTGCTGCATCAAGAAAGCCCGATGCAGCTGCAACTGGAGCAGGGCGGTGCCTTTGAGCCTGCTTCGCGCTGGCTGCCCCTGGCCTTGCGCAGTCGTTTGACGGCCGATGTGGATGTGCTGGCCGTGACCCTGGCGCTGGAAGCCATCGCCCGCGACGGCCAAGCCCGCTGCATCAATGTGGCGCCGGCCTCGTTGCTGGACGGCAGCTTTGTGGCGCGCCTGCGCGAGCAGGTGTTTCAAGCCCCGCAGGCAGCGCGCAAGCTCGGCCTGGAACTGGCCGAAAGCGCAGCCATTGCCCACTTTGATCTCTTGCTGGAAATGGGCCGGCAACTGCGCCCGCTGGGGCTCAAGTTGGGCTTGGAGCATGCCGGCGCCGGCTTGGCCCAGGTGGAGCGCCTCTACCAAGCCGGCCTGGACTATGTGAAGCTGGACGTGGCCGTGGTCAGCGGGGTGTCGGGTGATGCGGCGCGCGCCGCCTTTGTGCGCGGCATGGTGGTGATGCTGCGCAGCCTGGCGCTGAAGGTCTATGCCGAGGGCGTGGTCGACGCCATGGATGTGCAGGCCTTGTGGGACTGCGAGCTGGACGGCGTGACCGGCCCCTGGGCGACGGCGCAGCCGGCCGGTCGGGCCTGA
- a CDS encoding NUDIX hydrolase, whose product MWLPPRFKFCSSCGAAVDYRVPADDNRERATCGACASIHYQNPINVVGTVPILGEPGAEQVLLCRRAIEPRLGLWTLPAGFLELGESCEAGALRETIEEAGAQVEMQPLYSLINVLRAGQIHLFYRARLLSAEFDPGPETLEAKLFYEHEIPWDELAFRTVRETLQRYFEDRRLGRPFTLFSAEIS is encoded by the coding sequence ATGTGGCTGCCCCCTCGTTTCAAGTTTTGCTCCAGCTGCGGCGCGGCCGTGGACTACCGCGTGCCGGCTGACGACAACCGCGAGCGTGCGACCTGCGGCGCCTGCGCCAGCATTCACTACCAAAACCCCATCAATGTGGTGGGCACGGTGCCGATTTTGGGTGAGCCCGGCGCGGAGCAAGTGCTGCTCTGCCGCCGTGCGATTGAGCCGCGCCTGGGCTTGTGGACCCTGCCGGCCGGCTTTCTGGAATTGGGTGAAAGCTGCGAAGCCGGCGCCCTGCGCGAAACCATCGAAGAGGCCGGCGCGCAAGTCGAGATGCAGCCGCTCTACAGCCTGATCAATGTCTTGCGCGCCGGGCAGATTCATCTCTTCTACCGCGCCCGCCTGCTCTCGGCCGAGTTCGATCCAGGCCCGGAAACCCTAGAAGCCAAGCTCTTTTACGAGCATGAGATTCCCTGGGACGAGCTGGCCTTCCGCACCGTGCGTGAAACCTTGCAGCGCTATTTTGAGGACCGCCGCCTGGGCCGGCCCTTCACGCTGTTCAGCGCCGAAATCAGCTGA
- the maiA gene encoding maleylacetoacetate isomerase, which translates to MELFNYFRSSASYRVRIALALKGLDYDYRSVHLAKNEQFNASYAEASISKLVPLLRDGDALVSQSMAIIEYLDETHPTPPLLPADALGRAQVRAMAQDIACEIHPLNNLRVLRYLSKELGVDEDNKNRWYRHWVEQGLAVVEQRLSHSAGQFCFGDTPGLADCVLVPQIFNAKRFDCRLDHVPGVMRVFANCMALDAFAKTQPSACPDAE; encoded by the coding sequence ATGGAACTCTTCAATTACTTTCGCTCCTCAGCCTCCTACCGGGTGCGCATCGCGCTGGCACTCAAAGGGCTGGATTACGACTACCGCAGCGTCCACCTGGCCAAGAACGAGCAGTTCAATGCCAGCTACGCCGAAGCCTCGATCTCCAAGCTGGTGCCCCTGCTACGCGATGGCGATGCGCTGGTGAGCCAGTCCATGGCCATCATCGAATACCTCGACGAAACCCACCCGACGCCGCCCTTGCTGCCGGCCGACGCCCTGGGCCGCGCCCAAGTGCGGGCGATGGCGCAAGACATCGCTTGTGAAATCCACCCGCTGAACAATCTGCGGGTGCTGCGCTACCTCAGCAAGGAGCTGGGCGTGGACGAGGACAACAAGAATCGCTGGTACCGCCACTGGGTGGAGCAGGGCTTGGCCGTGGTGGAGCAGCGCCTCAGCCACAGTGCCGGCCAATTCTGCTTTGGCGACACGCCCGGCCTGGCCGATTGCGTGCTGGTGCCGCAAATCTTCAACGCCAAGCGTTTCGATTGCCGGCTGGACCATGTGCCCGGCGTGATGCGGGTGTTTGCCAACTGCATGGCGCTGGACGCTTTCGCCAAGACGCAACCCAGCGCCTGCCCCGATGCTGAGTGA